The Nostoc sp. NIES-3756 DNA window GACAAACCGTTGCAGAAATTCAGGGTTGGGGTTGGTTAAATAGAGTACATCCCGAAGACCAACAATACACTAGTGAAACTTGGTTAGCAGCCCTTGCTAATCACACCGTTTACGAAGCCAAGACCAGGATTCAGCGTTATGACGGCGAATATCGCTACATGAGTGTGCGGGGTGTGCCGATTTTAGCAACAGATGGTAGCATTTGTGAGTGGATAGGAACACATACTGACATTACTGAACGCGAAGAAGCTGAACAAGAGTTACGTCGAACGCTAGAAATTTTAGACTCAGCCAGTGACAGTATCATCATTCGAGATATGGATGACCGGATTATGTATTGGAATCGTGGAGCAGAACTCCTCTACGGCTGGGCAAAGGAAGAAGTGATTGGGCAGTATATTCACCAATTCCTGCAAACGGTCTTTCCTAAATCTTTAGAAATAGTTTTGAGTGAGTTTTTAGAGCGGGGAAACTGGGAAGGTGAACTACATCACACCACTCGTGATGGTCAGCATATTATCGTTGCCAGTCGCTGGACACTACAGCGTGATGCTCAAGGACAGACCTATACTCAACTGGAAATTAACACCGATATTAGCGATCGCAAACAAGCAGAACTCGCCCTAGCCCAAGCAAAAGAAGCAGCAGAAGCCGCTAATCGGACAAAGAGCGAATTTCTCGCCAACATGAACCATGAACTACGCACCCCACTCAATGGCATCTTGGGCTATGCTCAAATCCTCCAGCGTGACCCCGCCACCACCCCTAAGCAGCAAAAAGGATTAAGCGTAATTTACCAATGTGGCTATCACCTACTGACCTTAATCAACGATATTTTAGACCTGTCAAAGTTGGAAGTACAGAAGATGGATCTCTATCCCCAGGATTTCCACTTTGCCAACTTCCTCACCACCACCGTAGAAATTTGCCGCATCAAAGCCGAACAAAAGGGTATTGCCTTCAACCACCAAACTATCAACTTACCTACTGCCGTTCATGCTGATGACAAACGCCTGCGGCAAGTATTACTGAACCTACTAGGCAATGCAGTGAAGTTTACCGATTTTGGCAGCGTCACCTTTACGGTTGAGGCAGTGGAAACTCAACAAACTTCCCAAACTCCCACTACTAGAATCCGCTTTCAGATAAAAGATACAGGTATTGGCATTCCTAGAGATAAGTGGCAATCTATCTTTTTACCCTTTGAACAGGCCGGAAAACGCGATCGCAACAGCGAAGGTACGGGATTAGGGTTAGCCATCAGTCAGCAAATAGTGCAAATGATGGGTAGTTCTATTCAGGTTGAAAGTACACCAAATCAGGGCAGTTGCTTCTGGTTTGAGGTGGAATTGCCGCCTGCTGACTGGCTGAGTCAGCCCACATCTAATAACCGAAAAGTGATTGGCTACCAAGGCAACCCACGCAAAATTTTAGTTATCGATGACCGTTCTGAAAACCGTGCTGTTGTAGTGGGAATGTTAGCACCTCTGGGTTTCAAACTAGCTCAAGCCGATGATGGACAGACAGGACTGGATTTAGCACTCCAGATGCGTCCAGATTTGATTATTACTGATGTGATGATGTCAACTATGAATGGGTTGGAAATGACTCGCCGTCTGCGTCAGTTGCCAGATTTTGCCCTCACACCCATTATTGCCTCTCCTGCCAGCTTGTCCCAAGTGGATATGCAGGAGGCTCTTGACGCAGGATGCAGTAGCTTTTTCCCCAAACCGCTTGAGTTTAACGGCTTGCTGGGAGAACTGCAACGCCATTTAGAGTTGCACTGGATTTACGATACACCCCCAGCAGACCCAGTATGTTCGGAAGTTGCCAGTACGCCTCAATTGGTAGTGCCATCACCACAGGAACTGACAACTATTTACCGGGCAGCCCAAGATGGTTTTATGAGCGATATCCAGCAGGAAGCTAACCGCCTCAAGCAGCTCAACTCCCAGTACGTCCCCTTTGCCAATAAGCTACTCGAACTGAGCCAGAAGTTTGACGACGAAGCCATTCTCAATTTGTTAAAACCGCATATTTAACTACAACGCAAACCTCCTGCATTTTACGTAATATGTCTGATTTATCTATTTCCGGGAGTTCACGTATGTCTATTGAAACTACAGCTACAACGAAAACTATTTTGGTTGTCGATGATAATCCTACTAATATTCAAGTTTTATTTGATGTATTGACTGAGATTGGCTATCGGGTTGCGATCGCCAAAAGTGGAGAAGCTGCCCTGCAACGCCTCCAGTCTTACCATCCAGATATCATTCTTCTGGATGTGATGATGCCAGGAATCGATGGCTTTGAAACCTGTCAGCGCCTAAAAGCCAACTCCGCCACCCGTGAAATTCCCGTAATTTTTATGACTGCTCTCTCCGACTTAGTTGATAAGGTCAAAGGGTTAAGTTTGGGTGCAGTAGATTACATTACTAAGCCCATCCAACATGAAGAAGCCTTAGCCCGAATCCGAGTACACTTACAACTACGAGAAGCACAAAAGTCTTTACAGCAACAGACTACCCAGCTTACCCAGACACTAGACCATCTCAAACAAACACAGGTACATCTAGTACAGAGTGAAAAAATGTCTTCCCTTGGTCAAATGATGGCAGGTATAGCCCATGAAATCAATAATCCTGTGACTTTCATCTACTCTAATCTTGTTCCTGCCGAACAACACGTCAATGATTTACTAAATTTTATCGAGTTATATCAGCAGTATCATCCTCAACCTCACCCACAAATTCAGGAATGGATGGAAGAAGTAGATATTGACTACTTACAAGCAGATTTACCAAAACTGATGAGTTCTTTAAAATTGGGCAGTGAACGCATCCGGCAATTAGTTGTGTCACTCAATAAGTTTTCTCGTTTAGATAAATTAAAAACTGCCATAGTCGATGTGCATGAGGGCATCGATAGCACTCTATTAATTTTGCAACACCGTCTTAAACCCAGACCAGAACATCCTGGTATTCATATTATGCGAGATTATGGACAACTACCTCATGTAGAATGCTATCCTGGTCAACTCAATCAAGTATTCATGAATATTTTTAGCAATGCCATTGATGCCTTAGAACATAAGGATCAACAACGTAGTATCAATGATATTCAAGCCCATCCCAGCAAAATTTTTATCCGCACTGAACACTTACCAAACAATGAGATAGCTATCCAAATTGCAGATAACGCTGACGGTATTGAAGAAAGTTTATGTTCTCGATTGTTTGAACCATTTTTTACTACCAAACCCGTTGGCAAAGGCACGGGATTAGGGCTTTCCATCAGTTATCAAATTGTTACCGAAAAACACGGTGGTAAAATCTACTGCCAGTCTAAACCAGGAACGGGAACTGAGTTCACAATTCAAATTCCGGTTCGACAACCTCTGTGTTAGGTAATATTAAATGATTATTGAAAAATCAAAAAGGTAGTAGTGAGGAATATTCCTATTCCTCACCCCCAATTAAGTTACATCTTTGAGTTTATTTCACAGATTTTCTATTCCCAGTTGAGTATCAGCATCTTTCCAAGCAATAGCAAACTCAGATTTAACTTGTTGTGCTGGAGTATTTTTTTCTAATGCTTGCAAACTAGCTTGTAACCCAAATAGAGAACGCCCATTATGAGGATACTTAGCTAAGTCATCTCGAAAGACTTGTTCTGCGGCTGCATAATCTCCCTTAGCTAACAGCACACCACCTAATGCTTCTCTCGTGGGGAAGTACCAATCTGGTGGTTCCACATAATCTAAAGCATCTTCGGCTGCTACTGCTTGTTGCAAAATTTCTACAGCAGAGTTGTAATCATGGTTAGCTTTGGCAATTTTGGCATCAAGAAATTTTTGTGCAAGATTGAGAATACGGCTGGCGGGAGTAAAACCAATAGTCGCCTCGGCTGGTATTACCTGCGTTGCAGCTAGTAAGGCGCGGCTTTCATCGGCTGCATCTTGTAAATTACCTTGAGCCGCCTGTGCTAAACCCCGAGTAAAATGCCAAATAGCCGTGGTAGTTGGTAGTTTACTATCAGGAGCCGGAGTTTGTAAAATTGCCTCCCAGTCACCAAAACGCGCCTGCATCAGCAGCTTATTACCTAGAAACCCCTCCATCATCGGTAAATGAGGGTCTATAGAAGTAGCATGAGCTACTAGTTTATCAGCCGCCGCTAAAGCATCATGGTATCTACCAGCCATACTATTGGCTACCATCAGGAAGTGCATGTTATGGGTGAGATACAACTGGGGGTAAATACCCTGGACTTGATTGTGACAAATATAAGGCACATCTTGAGCGATCGCCAACTCATTGACTCTCCTTGCCCCTGTATAATCTCCCACACGAAAATAAATATGAGCCGGCATATGTACCAAGTGTCCCGCCGCCGGCGCAAGCTTTTCTAAGCGATTTGCACTTGCTAGGGCGCGTTCTGGATGTAAAGATGCTTCTACTGCATGAATATAGTAATGATTAGCTCCCGCATGGTTGGGGTCTTGTTGGAGAACTGATTCTAAAACAGCAACAATTTCTTCTGTATCTGTTTGCGGCTTCCCATCATGCGTCCAAAGTTGCCAGGGATGTAAATCCATCAAACTTTCCGCAAACAGTGTAGCTGCATCTAAATCATTGGGGTAACGTTTGGCGAGACTTGCCATTGCTTTGGCATAATCTACATTTAATTGATGTAAATCTGCATCGGCATTTGAGGAGTAACGCTGGGCAAGAGCTGTAATATAGTCTCGTTCTACTGTTGGTGCTTGTTGGGAAAGTACCAAAGCCTGCTGTATGGCTTGATAAGCAAGTTGTTCTTTTTCAGGAGTAACGACTGCATTAATATTTTGCCCCAAAGCCAAAGCTATACCCCAATACGCCATCGCCATTTGGGGGTCGAGTTCCGCAGCATGACGAAAAGAGCGTACTGCTTCGTCATGGTTAAAGGCGTAAACTAAGTTTAATCCTTGGTCAAAAAACTGTTGCGCTTGAGGATTTTGGGTAGAAACAGGATGATGGTGTGTTCCTAGTCCAGATATTAAACTGTAAGGCGGTTTTGTTTGAGCAAATGCCTCACTAGGTAAGAGTAAATATAGTATGAGTACCCAAACTATAAATAAGTACTTCATAAAATCGTCCAATATTTTTCACGTTTGCTATGTAAATAACAGGCATTTTTACAAAGAATACGCATCTACCCCAATGATGAGAGTTGCCTTTGCCAAGGTGGGCGAACTTATGCACTAAAATTCTGAAACAGATCCAAGCTCAGAAACCCTTGTATAAGCTGAATTTCTTAATGCGCGAATTTTTAAGTGGTATTAGTTGTTGATAAGTAGAAGCACTAAATTAAACTAAAAAAGAAGTTGCCGGGTTTCGACTGCGCTCAACCCTCGTCTTCTCTGGGATCGAGCATTGAGCGCAGTCGAAATGCGTCTTCTAAATAATTGTGTCCACATACTTATTTCCCATCAACAAAATAGGGCAACACAATTGTGCTACCCTACTTTAGTTTATATTCTCAATGAAAAGAGAGAAATTAAATCCGCGCTAACAGTGGCTCTTGTTTTGTTGTATTGACGCTATTTGATTCAAAATCAGTGCTGTAGATTTCACAAGAGTTATTAGGACTTTCAATCAGCTTCACTTTATAAAGCTTGGCTCCTAGTTCTTGAATGGGCGATCGCAGTAAATTACTAATATACAAAGCGATATTCTCAGCCGTTGGTACAACTTCGGCAAAGTAAGGAATATCTTTATTTAAGAATGTGTGGTCGAATGGTTCCACAACATGATCTTCAATCACTTGATTCAAAGCACCTAAGTCAACAATCATCCCGGTGCGTTGATCAATCTCGCCCTTAACTGTCACTTCTAAATGATAGTTGTGTCCGTGACCGTGGGGACGCGCACACTTACCATAAATTTCTGTGTTGTCTTCTTGGCTAAGATTAGGATGAGCCAGCCGATGGGCGGCGCTAAAGTGAGTGCTAATAGTGAGGTAAGCTTCCATTCCGTTTCCTAGATAATCTGCCCAAAGTTCAGGATGTTCAAACAACTGTACGCGGACTAGAGGCAAGTGAGGTGCTAGTCGCTGCCAGATAACCCGTGCGATATTTTCTGTCGTCGGCAAGGTTTGCCCAAATTCTGCCCAGACATCGTTGAGATAGGAAAAGTCCAGTTGGCTTGTAACTTCTCGCTTGATGACTTGTTTCACATCAGACAAGTTCAACACCATGCCATACTCATCTAATTCCCCAGCTAGGGAGATAAATATGACATAGTTGTGTCCATGCCCAGGAAACCGAGAGCAAGCACCAAATTTTTCAATATTCTCGGCTTCACTCAATTCTGGCAACCAATAGCGATGGCTAGCCGAAAACTGAGCGCGGCGGTTTACAATACATTGCATGAGTACACTGGGAGCAAATTTTAAACTTTCTTAATCTTTCACTGCTACCAGCATAAACTAATTTTTTAGTCATTAGTCATTGGTCATTAGTCATTTGTGTAGAAATTTTTCACTATTGACTATTTACAGAAGCCTGTGCTTCACAATGTAATCTTGTAGCGATTCGGAATAATTCTTGACCAGTATGTAAATAGCGATCGTCATAGTTTAAGGGAAAATAAGCCAACTCTTCCAACCCATCCGCCACTTGATTGAGGCTGTAGTAAAGATGGGCGGCTGCTCTAGCCATACTGGGAGGATTAGGACGGGAACGAAAAATAGTTTGGGCTTGCTTGAAGTCTTCTTTACAAGTGACTAAATATTCCTGAAACGTATCCAATAATTCATCATCAAAGGGATCAGCCGCTAGTTCCTCTATTTGTTCTTCTAATGAACTGAGAATGGTACAAAGTAAGCGGTTGACTGGATGATAAACCAAGCGTAGCCATTCTTCTACCTGCTCATCTGCATCCTTACCACTTTTACGCCTCTTTTTGTACTGTTCTTGGGCTGATGTAGTACGTTGTTGACGCTCACTATTTAATCTTTGTAATTTGTCCCGTAATCCTTGGTCATAATTGAAGCGACTTTGATTGTCGCCTAAAACCTCGTATGCAGCATTAATGCGAATAATCTGCTCTTTATCTGCTGTGTCCTGATTAGTATCGGGATGAAATAATTTTACCAAGCGGCGATAAGCTTGCTTAATCTCCGCTTGGCTGGCGTTGGGACTGACTTTGAGAGTGTCGTAATGATTTATGTCTTTCTTAGAATCGACCATTCATCCAATGTAGTTAGCTAATGCTAGCTGTTGCCTTCATCTCTAGGTCTTGGAACAAGGGTGTACTTAAGTACCTTTCGCCAAAACTAGGTTGAATCAACACAATTAAGCGTCCTTCATTTTCAGGACGTTGAGCGACGCGAATGGCTGCACACAAAGCTGCACCACTGGAAATTCCAGATAGTAAGCCTTCTTCTCTGGCTAAACGCCGACCATAAGCGATCGCTTCTTCATCGGTGACAGTAATCACCTCATCTATTAATTGTAGCTTGAGGACTTGGGGAACAAAACCCGCGCCGATTCCCTGAATTTTGTGGGGGCCTGGTTTACCTCCTGACAATACTGGGCTATTGGTAGGCTCAACGGCGATCGCCTGGAAACTAGGTTTACGAGCTTTCAAAACTTCCGCTACACCTGTAATCGTACCACCAGTACCCACCCCAGCAACAATCATATCTACTTGCCCATCGGTATCTTCCCAAATTTCTAGGGCGGTAGTTTCCCGATGTATTGTCACATTCGCGGGATTGCGGAACTGCTGCAACATATAAGCATAAGGCGTACTGTTAACTATTTCCTGCGCCCGGCGAATCGCACCACTCATCCCTTCCATTCCCGGTGTCAGCTCCAATTCTGCCCCATAAGCCCGTAACATTGCCCGACGCTCACCACTCATGGTTTCTGGCATCGTTAAAATTAAGCGATAACCCTTAGCTGCTGCGGCCATTGCTAAGGCAATACCTGTATTCCCTGATGTCGGTTCTACCAATACTGTTTTTCCTGGAGAAATCAGTCCTTCCTGTTCTGCCGCATTAATCATACTCACCCCAATTCGGTCTTTCACAGACGAAGATGGGTTCATACTTTCCATTTTCACAAGAATCTGCGCCACACATCCTTCCGCTTGAGGAATGCGATTTAACTGTACTAGAGGTGTACGACCAACCAATTCTGTAACGTTACGAGCAACCCGCATATTTTTTTCCTTATTTAGTTAATGGTCATTTGTCATTTGTCATTTGTCACTAGTTATTAATCATCTTCGCTGATGCACAGTACCTACTATTTACTCCTAAACTATGGACTGTTGACTAATGACTGTTGACTAATGACTAAATGTAATACATTACATCTAACTGCCTACGTGCATCTCTTTTTTCACAAAGATCCTGAAGGCTATATTTTTTCAAAACAGCATTTGCTGCTAGACGTGCTTCATGCCAAATTTCTTCTATAACCGAACCATCTAAGGTTTGAGACTTGACATGATCCTCCCCAGCAGTTGCCTCTAAACCTTCCAAGCATTCCAATATATCAAAAACGCTAATTCTACGGGGTTCACGGGCTAAAAAATAGCCACCTCTTGATCCCCGTTGACTTTTGAGTATACCTCCACGCCTTAAAGTTGCTAGTAGTTGCTCTAAATAGCGGTCGGGTATGCTTTGTTGAGCAGCTATTTGCCTAATCTGCATGGGTTCGCCACTGTCGTAATGTGTTGCCATTTCGATTAAAGCAAGGATGGCGTATTCTGATTTACACGATAGTTCCACAAGCAATAATTAATAAATAGTGTTTAGTTTTAGCTTCTTCCAGTATACTCCGGTTAAGCAGTGGGGTTTGTCTTTCACCGCTAATGACAGCAAAAAACCCCGCCATTAGACGGGGTTTTTGGATTTAAAAATTTTTAGTGAATTGTTAACACCTTAGAAGGTGAAGGTAGTTCTCAGAGTTCCGATAAACGCATCATCGTTGTTACCGTTCTGGTTAAGGTTAGTAACCCAGATTACACCAGGAGTGATAGAGATGTTATCAGATACACGATATTTGTAGAAACCTTCAACTTGGTAAGGAACTTCATTGTTACCACCAGATGTTCTACCCAAAGAATAGGGTTGAGCGCCTGCGAAGATACCCAATACGTTTCCTCTCTTACCAAAGTCAGGTAAAGATATACCAGCACCGTAAGTCCAAGCTTCTCTATCATCACCAGCACCACTACCTACGACATCAATGTAGGATACGAAACCACTGATTGATAGATTATTGCTGGGTCTAAACGCCGCAGATAAGCCGTAAGCGTTGATGGAAGATGGGTTGGGTAAAGCGTTGGCGAATGAACTACCAACTAAGGCGATATCATCTTCATTGCCAAAGAGATTGCCGTTTAATCCGCCTCTATAGCTGTGAACGTAGGTAGCAGCTAACGCCACGCGATCGCCTACACTAAAGTTCAACTGACCTAAAGCGGAGTAATCACCGTTGAACAAACCTGCATCTGTACCTGGGTTATTAGCATCTGATGCCAAGTAACCAAGTGTTAAAGAGCTAGGTTTCAGGATACCGCCACCTTGACCAAAAGGTATGTTGAACGCAATACCTGCGCCACCACCAATACGGTAGATGGGGTTTTCGGAAGAGAAGGTGGATAAAGCACCATTACCGCCGTCGGTTTTGTCAAAGAAGTAGGGGTTATTGACAGCAGCATAATGGCTATGACGACCGCCAGCAGCAGCTAAGTAAACTTGAGCTGGGCCGATAGGGGCTTCATAGGTCAATTTGTCTATTTCAACAGCGTTGTTACCTGTGCTATCAACTTGGAAAGTTTGTAGTCCTTGACCACTAGCACCAATGGGATTGTTATTGTTGTCTCTAAAATCAAAGCCTACTGCATTACCAGAGGACAGACGGGTAGTTAAAACGTCTCTACCTGTGAAGCTGGTTTGCAAGCCTAAACGTACTCTGTTTTGGAAGACAGTGTTGTTAGCGTCACCTGTGTTGTCACCAAATACATCGGTAACAGCAAAGATAGCTTCACCAACTAGCTTGGTGGTGGTGGAGAACTGGTTAGCTTCCAATTCTGCTGTGCGTGCTTCTAATGTATCAACACGACCACGCAGGGTTGCCAGTTCTGCGGAAAATTCTTCTTGTAAACGTTGTAAAGTAGCTAAATCTTGTTTGGTTACTAGGTCAGCTGTTGCTGTTGCAATCAATTCGTTAACGCGATCCAAACAAGCGTTTAAACCGGCTGCAAATTCATAACGAGTTAATGCACGGTTTCCGCGATATGTACCGTTAGGATAACCTGCGATACAGCCATAGCGTTCAACCAAGGATTGTAATGCTTGGAATGCCCAGTCGGTTGGTTGTACGTCAGAGAACTGAGAAACTGATGTTACCTGGCTTTGAGTAGCTTTACCTTCGTTACCGTAACGGTCAACTTGGTTGATAATTTGGGTTTCGTTGGTTGTTGGGGCTGCTTGAGCCACAATTGCTGGCTGTTGTGCAACTTCAGTAGGTACTACTGTGTCAGTTGTTGCTACTTCTGTGGTTGCGTTTGTCGCTGCGATCGCTGTTGACGAAACTAACAGTGTTGCGCCTAAAACAGCTGGGCTAACCACCAGGGATTTCCACAATATATTAGACATTTTGCTTTTCTCCTCACACCTTGTATAGATAATTGTTTTTGTTGCAGCTACTCTCAAAAGTGCGATATCTTATTTGACTCTTTTGATGAGGCATAGTTGCCACTTTTACAATTTTAGTTTTTGCCAAGCTAATAACTAATTAACTTAATCTTAAAAATTAATGCAATCAACTTATGCAAAAACTTACCCATATAGCTGATTATTATAGAGCATTTCGACTGCATGACAAGCCAGTAACGATCACCTCATTAACTGTCACACTTAATTCTACATATATACCAAAAAGGAGTAGCCAATGCTTGACTTAGTATGTATAAAAAAATATGTATTTTTTTATATATTTACTTTGCAATTTCCTAAGGAAAACCCTAGTTAATTTGTGAAATCTCCGTTGCCAGATCAAAATCCTTTTGTGTCAAACCGCCTGCATCATGAGTTGTCAGCGTAATTTTGACTTTATTATAAGACACCTCTATATCTGGATGATGTCCTGCTGTTTCCGCCGGCTCTACTAACTTATTGACAAATGCGATCGCTTCCACAAAATCTTTAAACTTGCGGGTAGTCTCCAACTTGGAACCTTGTCGCGTCCACCCAGAGAGTTTACTGGCTTGTGCTTCAATTTCCGCATCACCTAATAGTTGTGCCATTGCCGAAATCTCCTACATTTATTACGCCAGAGCATGTCAGTTTATTTTGGCTGTGGTCTATTAACTTTACCACCAACTGTTTTTATATCTCTTTACCACTGACTACTGATAATCCCTATAAAAAACTATCCGCTCTGATTTAGATCAGATAATCTAAGTCAGAGCGGTCTAGCGGGTCTTCAGGTTGCAACCAGACTGCCGGAAGGAACTCCGAGCTTTAGCCTAGCTTTTGGAGCTAACTTAGTCTCAAAAAGACTAAGGCTAACTTTTAGAGAACAGCCCCGGCACACAGCCGGCTAACTGCAACCTGATGACCCATGCTTATACTACTTTCTATCATGGGCATCACCTCCTTGTTGCCTAAACGGTCTTAGTCTCAAAAAGGCAGAGAATTTATCTCTGGGTTTTCACCTTCGACCAATATAACATGAAAAAGTAATTAGTCTATAGTTATTAGTCCATAGTCACTAGTTTTTCTCTCCTGCTTCCTGTTTCCCTCCCAGGAGGGGCTAGGGGTAGGTTTCTCCCTCATCTCCCCAATAAAAAACCCCCGCACAGGGGCGGAGGCTATTAACACAATGGCAAGCGATGAATCTTAAATCATGCTTAGAGAGCATTACCGCGAGGTAATACTTCTTCGGGGAATACAAATTTTTCGTGAGGCTGGTCTTGAGGAGCCATCCAAGCGCGGATACCCTCGTTCAGCAAAATGTTCTTGGTATAGAAGGTTTCAAATTCTGGGTCTTCTGCTGCACGTAACTCTTGGGATACGAAGTCATAAGCCCGTAGGTTTAATGCCAAACCGACAATACCTACAGCACTCATCCATAAACCAGTTACGGGTACGAACAACATGAAGAAGTGCAACCAGCGTTTGTTGGAGAAAGCAATCCCGAAAATCTGTGACCAGAATCGGTTGGCTGTCACCATTGAGTAGGTTTCTTCTGATTGGGTGGGGTTGAAGGCGCGGAAGGTGTTTGCGCCTTCGCCGTCTTCAAATAGGGTGTTTTCTACTGTTGCACCGTGGATGGCACATAGTAGCGCTCCACCGAGTACACCCGCTACTCCCATCATGTGGAAGGGGTTGAGTGTCCAGTTGTGGAAGCCTTGGAGGAATAGTAAGAAGCGGAAGATTGCGGCTACACCAAAGCTGGGTGCGAAGAACCAGCTTGATTGTCCCAAGGGGTACATCAAAAATACGCTGACGAATACCGCGATGGGTGCTGAGAATGCTAGGGCGTTGTAGGGTCTGATGCCTACTAGACGCGCAATTTCAAACTGACGCAGCATGAAGCCAATCAGTCCAAAGGCTCCGTGTAATGCTACGAATGTCCACAAACCTCCTAGCTGACACCAACGGGTGAAGTCGCCTTGGGCTTCAGGCCCCCACAATAACAACAGGGAGTGTCCCATGCTGTCTGCGGGGCTAGATACTGCTACTGTCAGGAAGTTTGCTCCTTCCAAGTAGGAGGATGCTAATCCGTGGGTGTACCAGGAGGTGACGAAGGTTGTGCCGGTTAGCCAACCGCCTAATGCGAGGAAGGCGCAGGGGAATAATAATATTCCTGACCAACCTACGAATACGAAGCGATCGCGCTTTAACCAGTCGTCTAGTACGTCAAACCACCCTCTACTGGGGGCGCGTCCTACTGCGATGGTCATTACAACAAATCTCCAAAATTTTTATAAGTTCGGGTTTGTCTACAGATTGGCTTTAGATTGCCTTCCATAAACAGACAATTAACTAGATTGTCAATCTAGTTTACAATTTTTTACTGACTCTAATAATTCTAGGCGTAAATCACTAATTTTTCCAGTGAATTTTGGAAAGATTTTAATCTTTAGATACATAAGGGGTTAGGCAGGAGGCAAAAGTTAATAATTTCTTCCTCATCTCCTGGTTGGTGAGCGCAGTCGTACCACTACGTGGTTCGCGGTAGCGTTGCGTAGCAAAGCAAGCTACGCGTTAGCGTCTCCGTTCTCTGCGAGAGGCTACGCCAACGCGCAGCGTCCCGGAGGGAAGGAGAACCACATCTTCCCCCAATCCCCAATCTCATAACGCTAAAATGAGTCCTACAGTTATATCTAAATTCCTGCTAAATGTTTACCATTGACTTAACCATCAAAAATACCGCCTTCCCTGTAACAGTACAACGTAAGACAGCAGAGGATGCTGAGGCTGTTTATCA harbors:
- a CDS encoding 4a-hydroxytetrahydrobiopterin dehydratase — its product is MAQLLGDAEIEAQASKLSGWTRQGSKLETTRKFKDFVEAIAFVNKLVEPAETAGHHPDIEVSYNKVKITLTTHDAGGLTQKDFDLATEISQIN
- a CDS encoding RrF2 family transcriptional regulator; this encodes MELSCKSEYAILALIEMATHYDSGEPMQIRQIAAQQSIPDRYLEQLLATLRRGGILKSQRGSRGGYFLAREPRRISVFDILECLEGLEATAGEDHVKSQTLDGSVIEEIWHEARLAANAVLKKYSLQDLCEKRDARRQLDVMYYI
- the psbD gene encoding photosystem II D2 protein (photosystem q(a) protein) codes for the protein MTIAVGRAPSRGWFDVLDDWLKRDRFVFVGWSGILLFPCAFLALGGWLTGTTFVTSWYTHGLASSYLEGANFLTVAVSSPADSMGHSLLLLWGPEAQGDFTRWCQLGGLWTFVALHGAFGLIGFMLRQFEIARLVGIRPYNALAFSAPIAVFVSVFLMYPLGQSSWFFAPSFGVAAIFRFLLFLQGFHNWTLNPFHMMGVAGVLGGALLCAIHGATVENTLFEDGEGANTFRAFNPTQSEETYSMVTANRFWSQIFGIAFSNKRWLHFFMLFVPVTGLWMSAVGIVGLALNLRAYDFVSQELRAAEDPEFETFYTKNILLNEGIRAWMAPQDQPHEKFVFPEEVLPRGNAL
- a CDS encoding iron uptake porin; protein product: MSNILWKSLVVSPAVLGATLLVSSTAIAATNATTEVATTDTVVPTEVAQQPAIVAQAAPTTNETQIINQVDRYGNEGKATQSQVTSVSQFSDVQPTDWAFQALQSLVERYGCIAGYPNGTYRGNRALTRYEFAAGLNACLDRVNELIATATADLVTKQDLATLQRLQEEFSAELATLRGRVDTLEARTAELEANQFSTTTKLVGEAIFAVTDVFGDNTGDANNTVFQNRVRLGLQTSFTGRDVLTTRLSSGNAVGFDFRDNNNNPIGASGQGLQTFQVDSTGNNAVEIDKLTYEAPIGPAQVYLAAAGGRHSHYAAVNNPYFFDKTDGGNGALSTFSSENPIYRIGGGAGIAFNIPFGQGGGILKPSSLTLGYLASDANNPGTDAGLFNGDYSALGQLNFSVGDRVALAATYVHSYRGGLNGNLFGNEDDIALVGSSFANALPNPSSINAYGLSAAFRPSNNLSISGFVSYIDVVGSGAGDDREAWTYGAGISLPDFGKRGNVLGIFAGAQPYSLGRTSGGNNEVPYQVEGFYKYRVSDNISITPGVIWVTNLNQNGNNDDAFIGTLRTTFTF